Proteins encoded by one window of Dryocola sp. LX212:
- the bcsC gene encoding cellulose synthase complex outer membrane protein BcsC: protein MRKFSINILSLSLGLVLLPLTASAVTPQQQLLEQVRLGEASKREDLVRQSLYRLELMDPNNPDVIAARMRYLLRQGDHAGAKKQLERLAELAPSSSAYQQATTTMSLSTPEGRQQLQQARLLATTGHTAEAAAAYEKIFNGNPPAGDMAVEYWTLMAKEPARRGQAIDKLKALNISSPGNAQLRGNLARLLFADGRREEGYAVLEQMAKASNSRQDAADLWYAQISAMPVSEASVAALQRFLSVFSEGEKADTARAALVEQQNKLADPAFKARAEGLAALSAGTAGKAIPQLQEAVAADHSDSEAVGALGQAYSQQGNRAKAVQQFEKAIKMDPESDNRGKWDSLLKTNRYWLLIEQGDAQLKANNPDGAQLKYQQARSVDNTDSYAVLGLGDAAVAKKDDATAERYYQQALRMDSGNTNAVRGLANIYRRQSPERATAFIQGLSASQRRSIDDIERSLEGDRLEQEATALESQAQWARAAEVQRQRLKLDPESVWITYRLSKDLSAAGSRSEADSLMRGLAQRRPTDPEQVYANGLYLSGNNQEEAALSHLNTLPRSQWNDNINELADRLQSNRVLETANALRESGKEDEAIALLQQQPQSDRIDLTLADWATQRGDSATAVLQYEQILKRDANNTDARLGLAEEYVSLGNKQQARDQLSQMQKAPASEPPTLNTERRVANVQAATGDNAQAQQTFARIIPEAKSQPPSMESALVLRDAARFQADSGQPKQAFETYKDAMVSAGVTDKRPTDNDTYTRLTRNDAKDDWLKRGVKSDAADLYRQQDVNVTLDHDYWGSSGTPGYSDLQAHTTMLQLDAPLSDGRMWFRTDIVSMDAGSFSNGGYNERWGTCDDHGCTGSNSQTANGASLAVGWKNKTWEADIGTTPLGFDVVDVVGGVSYSNDLGPVGYTLNAHRRPISSSMLSFAGQRDPNTDTVWGGVRATGVGISTSYDKGEANGVWASLSADTLTGKNVEDNWRARFMTGYYHKLINENNRRLTVGLTNMLWHYDKDLSEYFLGQGGYYSPQQYVSFAVPVIWRQRTENWSWELGGSASWSYSKSKDGKRYPISSLVPNNSLYPDRDDPSAGGSSNGFGYTARALVERRIDSHWSIGAGIDIQQAKDYTPSHALIYVRYSMAGWQGDMDMPPQPLVPYADY from the coding sequence ATGCGCAAATTCTCAATAAATATTCTTAGCTTATCGCTTGGCCTGGTGCTGTTGCCCCTGACCGCATCTGCCGTCACGCCCCAGCAGCAGCTGCTGGAGCAGGTGCGGCTGGGGGAAGCCAGCAAACGTGAGGATTTGGTACGCCAGTCCCTGTACCGTCTTGAGCTGATGGACCCGAATAACCCGGATGTCATCGCAGCGCGCATGCGTTATCTGCTGCGTCAGGGCGATCATGCTGGCGCGAAGAAACAGCTGGAGCGGCTGGCTGAGCTGGCCCCGTCCTCTTCTGCCTACCAGCAGGCGACGACCACGATGTCGCTTTCCACGCCGGAAGGGCGTCAGCAGCTGCAGCAGGCACGGCTGCTTGCCACAACGGGTCACACAGCCGAAGCCGCAGCCGCCTACGAGAAAATTTTTAACGGTAATCCTCCGGCAGGCGATATGGCAGTAGAGTACTGGACGCTGATGGCGAAAGAACCCGCCCGCCGCGGGCAGGCCATCGACAAACTTAAAGCGCTGAATATCTCAAGCCCTGGCAACGCTCAGCTGCGCGGCAACCTTGCGCGCCTGCTGTTTGCTGACGGTCGCAGGGAAGAAGGGTATGCGGTACTTGAACAGATGGCGAAGGCGAGCAACAGCCGCCAGGACGCCGCCGATCTTTGGTATGCGCAAATCAGCGCTATGCCAGTAAGCGAGGCGAGCGTCGCCGCGCTGCAGCGCTTCCTCAGCGTCTTTAGCGAAGGCGAAAAAGCCGATACCGCCCGTGCGGCGCTGGTCGAACAGCAAAACAAACTCGCTGATCCTGCGTTTAAAGCCCGTGCTGAGGGCCTTGCTGCCCTTAGCGCCGGAACGGCGGGCAAAGCCATTCCTCAACTGCAGGAGGCCGTGGCGGCCGATCACAGCGACAGCGAAGCCGTTGGCGCGCTGGGCCAGGCTTATTCGCAGCAGGGCAACCGCGCGAAGGCCGTGCAGCAGTTTGAAAAAGCGATCAAGATGGATCCCGAGAGCGACAACCGGGGTAAATGGGACAGCCTGCTGAAAACCAACCGCTACTGGCTGCTCATTGAACAGGGTGATGCCCAGCTTAAGGCTAACAACCCTGACGGCGCACAGCTGAAGTACCAGCAGGCGCGCAGCGTGGATAACACGGACAGCTATGCGGTGCTTGGCCTTGGGGATGCCGCGGTTGCGAAGAAAGACGACGCCACCGCCGAACGCTATTACCAGCAGGCTTTACGCATGGACAGCGGCAATACCAACGCGGTGCGCGGGCTGGCTAACATCTATCGCCGCCAGTCTCCTGAACGTGCCACGGCATTTATTCAGGGGCTTTCCGCCAGCCAGCGCCGCAGCATAGACGATATTGAGCGCAGCCTTGAAGGCGATCGTCTGGAGCAGGAAGCCACCGCGCTGGAAAGCCAGGCGCAGTGGGCGCGGGCCGCAGAAGTTCAGCGCCAGCGCCTGAAGCTGGACCCTGAAAGCGTGTGGATAACCTATCGTCTGAGCAAAGATTTGAGCGCGGCGGGCAGCCGCAGCGAGGCGGACTCCCTGATGCGCGGCCTGGCCCAGCGCCGTCCGACGGACCCGGAGCAGGTCTACGCCAACGGGCTTTATCTGTCTGGCAACAACCAGGAAGAGGCCGCGCTGAGCCACCTGAACACGCTGCCGCGCAGCCAGTGGAATGACAATATCAACGAGCTGGCGGACCGCCTGCAAAGCAATCGCGTGCTGGAGACCGCCAACGCCCTGCGCGAAAGCGGCAAAGAAGACGAGGCCATTGCGCTGTTGCAACAGCAGCCGCAGTCGGATCGTATCGATCTCACGCTTGCCGACTGGGCGACCCAGCGGGGAGACAGCGCTACCGCCGTGCTCCAGTACGAACAAATTCTTAAGCGGGATGCGAATAACACCGATGCGCGCTTAGGCCTTGCCGAGGAATATGTCTCCCTGGGCAATAAGCAGCAGGCGCGCGACCAGCTATCACAGATGCAAAAAGCACCGGCCAGCGAGCCGCCGACGCTGAATACTGAACGTCGTGTGGCTAACGTGCAGGCCGCAACGGGCGACAACGCTCAGGCGCAGCAGACCTTCGCCCGAATTATCCCGGAAGCCAAAAGCCAGCCGCCTTCCATGGAGAGCGCGCTGGTGCTGCGTGACGCCGCCCGCTTCCAGGCGGACAGCGGCCAGCCGAAGCAGGCGTTTGAAACCTATAAAGACGCGATGGTTTCCGCAGGCGTGACCGATAAGCGCCCGACGGACAATGACACCTACACCCGCCTGACGCGTAACGATGCGAAGGACGACTGGCTGAAACGCGGCGTGAAAAGCGACGCCGCCGACCTCTATCGCCAGCAGGATGTGAACGTCACGCTGGACCACGACTACTGGGGGTCGAGCGGCACGCCGGGGTATTCTGACCTTCAGGCCCATACCACCATGCTGCAGCTCGATGCACCGCTCAGTGACGGGCGGATGTGGTTCCGTACCGACATCGTGAGTATGGACGCCGGGTCGTTCAGCAACGGCGGCTACAACGAGCGCTGGGGCACCTGTGACGACCACGGCTGTACCGGCAGCAACAGCCAGACGGCGAACGGCGCAAGCCTGGCCGTCGGCTGGAAAAATAAAACCTGGGAAGCGGATATCGGCACCACGCCGCTGGGGTTTGACGTGGTCGATGTGGTGGGTGGCGTCAGCTACAGCAACGATCTCGGCCCGGTGGGCTACACGCTGAACGCGCACCGTCGCCCTATCTCCAGCTCAATGCTGTCGTTTGCAGGCCAGCGCGATCCGAATACCGACACGGTCTGGGGCGGCGTGCGCGCCACGGGCGTGGGCATCAGCACCAGCTACGACAAAGGCGAAGCTAACGGCGTCTGGGCGAGCCTGAGCGCGGACACGCTGACCGGGAAAAACGTTGAGGACAACTGGCGGGCACGCTTCATGACGGGCTACTACCACAAGCTAATCAACGAGAATAACCGCCGCCTGACCGTTGGCCTGACCAACATGCTGTGGCACTACGACAAAGATCTCAGCGAATACTTCCTGGGCCAGGGCGGCTACTACAGCCCGCAGCAGTACGTTTCGTTCGCGGTGCCGGTTATCTGGCGCCAGCGCACGGAAAACTGGTCCTGGGAGCTGGGCGGCTCCGCGTCATGGTCCTACTCGAAATCGAAGGATGGCAAGCGCTACCCGATCTCAAGCCTGGTGCCGAATAACAGCCTGTACCCCGATCGCGACGACCCGTCCGCCGGCGGCAGCAGCAACGGCTTCGGCTATACCGCGCGGGCGCTGGTGGAGCGCAGGATTGACTCCCACTGGTCGATTGGCGCGGGGATAGACATTCAGCAGGCGAAGGACTACACCCCAAGCCACGCGCTGATCTATGTGCGCTACTCCATGGCTGGCTGGCAGGGCGATATGGATATGCCGCCGCAGCCGCTGGTGCCTTACGCGGATTATTAA
- a CDS encoding EAL domain-containing protein produces the protein MRVSRSLTIKQMAMVSAVAVVFIFIFIVVQLFHFVQQSRYDTASQMEKIAHSVRLPLSEAILKADIPQAEAILSQIQPSGIISRADVVLPNQFQALRKSFLPERQIPMWIARLFELPVQISLPLYSLERPANPQPLAYLVLQADSWRMYKFIISTISTLLTTYLLLALILSVAISWSINRLIIHPLRKIARELDDLTPQEAGGHQLKLPPLHHDDEIGMLVRSYNRNQQMTFRRYQTGQEQRRQTEEYDILSMLENHRLALWLQPQVNMRSGETVSAEALLRVRQPDGEWGLPEGLIERIEACGLMVNIGTWILEESCRTLSAWQKRGIAMPLSVNLSALQLLHKEMVPSLLEMLVRYRIQPGTLILEVTESRRIEDPDAAVTILRPLRKAGVRIALDDFGMGYASLRHLHHMKALPIDVLKIDKSFVDGLPEDGEMVSVIVSMAKTLGLKLVAEGVEKAAQRDWLLARDVTIAQGFLFSKALSPDEFESRYFSSPTA, from the coding sequence TTGCGAGTCAGTCGTTCCCTCACGATAAAACAAATGGCGATGGTGTCTGCCGTCGCCGTGGTCTTTATTTTCATTTTTATCGTCGTGCAGCTCTTCCACTTCGTGCAGCAAAGCCGCTACGACACCGCAAGCCAGATGGAAAAAATCGCCCATTCGGTGCGTTTACCCTTGTCCGAAGCCATTCTGAAGGCGGATATTCCGCAGGCGGAGGCCATTCTCAGCCAGATCCAACCTTCCGGCATCATCAGCCGGGCGGACGTGGTGCTGCCAAACCAGTTCCAGGCGCTGCGCAAAAGTTTCCTCCCGGAGCGGCAGATCCCGATGTGGATTGCCCGCCTGTTCGAGCTGCCGGTGCAGATCTCCCTGCCACTCTATTCCCTTGAGCGCCCGGCGAACCCGCAGCCGCTGGCCTATCTGGTGCTGCAGGCCGACTCCTGGCGGATGTACAAATTTATTATCAGCACCATTTCCACGCTGCTGACCACCTATCTGCTGCTGGCGCTGATCCTGTCGGTGGCGATCAGCTGGTCGATTAACCGGCTGATTATCCATCCGCTGCGCAAAATCGCCCGCGAGCTGGACGACCTCACCCCGCAGGAGGCCGGTGGCCATCAGCTGAAGCTGCCACCGCTGCACCACGATGACGAAATTGGCATGCTGGTTCGCAGCTACAACCGCAACCAGCAGATGACGTTCCGCAGGTACCAGACTGGCCAGGAGCAGCGCCGCCAGACGGAAGAGTACGATATTCTGTCCATGTTGGAGAATCACCGGCTGGCGCTCTGGCTCCAGCCGCAGGTCAATATGCGCAGTGGCGAAACGGTTAGCGCTGAAGCGCTGCTGCGGGTGCGGCAGCCGGACGGTGAATGGGGCCTGCCGGAGGGGCTTATCGAGCGGATTGAAGCCTGTGGGCTGATGGTGAACATCGGCACCTGGATCCTTGAAGAGTCCTGCCGTACGCTTTCGGCGTGGCAGAAGCGGGGCATTGCGATGCCGCTTTCCGTCAATCTGTCGGCCCTCCAGCTGCTGCATAAAGAGATGGTGCCGTCGCTGCTGGAGATGCTGGTGCGCTACCGTATCCAGCCGGGCACGCTGATCCTGGAAGTCACCGAGAGCCGCCGGATCGAAGACCCCGACGCGGCGGTCACCATTCTTCGCCCCCTGCGCAAAGCCGGGGTGCGTATTGCGCTGGACGATTTTGGAATGGGCTACGCCAGCCTGCGCCATCTGCACCATATGAAGGCGTTGCCCATCGACGTGCTGAAAATCGACAAGAGTTTTGTTGACGGCCTGCCGGAAGACGGCGAGATGGTCAGCGTGATCGTGTCGATGGCGAAAACCCTCGGCCTGAAGCTGGTGGCGGAAGGGGTTGAAAAGGCGGCGCAGCGGGACTGGCTGCTGGCGCGGGATGTGACCATAGCGCAGGGCTTTTTATTCTCGAAGGCGCTCTCGCCGGATGAATTTGAATCGCGCTATTTCTCGTCACCGACAGCGTAA
- a CDS encoding dicarboxylate/amino acid:cation symporter, with translation MKLFKSLYFQVLTAIAVGILLGHFYPEIGAQMKPLGDAFVKLIKMIIAPVIFCTVVTGIAGMESMKAVGRTGAVALLYFEVVSTIALIIGLIVVNVLQPGAGMNVDPATLDAKAVAMYAEQAQQQGVVAFLLDVIPGSVIGAFASGNILQVLLFAVLFGFALHRLGNKGQLIFNVIESFSQVIFGIINMIMRLAPIGAFGAMAFTIGKYGVGSLVQLGQLIICFYITCILFVVVVLGSIARATGFSIFKFIRYIKEELLIVLGTSSSESALPRMLDKMEKLGCRKSVVGLVIPTGYSFNLDGTSIYLTMAAVFIAQATNSHMDIFHQITLLVVLLLSSKGAAGVTGSGFIVLAATISAVGHLPVAGLALILGIDRFMSEARALTNLVGNGVATVVVAKWVKQLDEKQLKEMLDNKHSAKKVTEVSS, from the coding sequence ATGAAACTCTTCAAAAGCCTCTATTTCCAGGTACTGACCGCTATCGCCGTCGGTATTCTGCTTGGTCATTTCTACCCGGAAATCGGCGCGCAGATGAAACCGCTGGGCGATGCCTTCGTTAAGCTTATCAAAATGATTATCGCTCCCGTCATCTTCTGTACCGTCGTCACCGGCATTGCGGGGATGGAAAGTATGAAGGCGGTGGGGCGCACCGGCGCCGTGGCACTGCTCTATTTCGAAGTGGTGAGTACCATTGCCCTGATTATCGGCCTCATCGTGGTCAATGTGCTGCAGCCGGGAGCGGGGATGAATGTAGACCCCGCGACGCTGGATGCGAAAGCGGTGGCAATGTATGCCGAGCAGGCGCAGCAGCAGGGGGTTGTCGCTTTCCTGCTTGATGTGATCCCCGGCAGCGTCATCGGCGCCTTTGCCAGCGGCAACATTTTGCAGGTGCTGCTGTTCGCCGTGCTGTTTGGCTTTGCCCTGCACCGTCTGGGGAACAAGGGCCAGCTGATCTTCAACGTGATTGAGAGCTTCTCGCAGGTCATCTTCGGCATCATCAACATGATCATGCGCCTGGCCCCGATTGGCGCGTTCGGCGCGATGGCCTTTACCATCGGCAAATACGGCGTCGGTTCGCTGGTGCAACTCGGCCAGCTGATTATCTGCTTCTATATCACCTGTATTCTGTTCGTGGTGGTGGTGCTGGGCTCGATTGCCCGCGCGACCGGCTTCAGCATCTTCAAGTTCATCCGCTACATTAAAGAAGAGCTGCTGATCGTGCTGGGAACCTCTTCTTCCGAGTCCGCGCTGCCGCGTATGCTCGATAAGATGGAAAAGCTGGGCTGCCGCAAGTCGGTGGTGGGGCTGGTTATTCCAACGGGCTATTCGTTCAACCTGGACGGCACCTCCATCTACCTGACGATGGCGGCGGTATTTATTGCCCAGGCCACCAACAGCCACATGGATATTTTCCACCAGATCACGCTGCTGGTCGTGCTGTTGCTTTCCTCAAAAGGGGCGGCGGGCGTAACGGGCAGCGGGTTTATCGTGCTGGCGGCCACCATCTCCGCCGTAGGCCATTTGCCGGTGGCCGGGCTGGCGCTGATCCTCGGCATCGACCGCTTTATGTCCGAAGCGCGCGCGCTGACCAACCTGGTCGGCAACGGCGTAGCGACGGTGGTGGTGGCGAAATGGGTCAAGCAGCTCGATGAGAAACAGCTCAAAGAGATGCTGGATAACAAACATTCTGCCAAAAAAGTGACCGAAGTCTCTTCATAA
- a CDS encoding M16 family metallopeptidase, which translates to MQGTKIRLLAGGLLLVAAAGNVQAEALQPDPAWQSGQLANGFQWQVLATPQRPSDRVEVRLLVNTGSLTESTQQSGYSHFMPRLALTQHGSLQPLQVRSLWQQSTDPARPLPPVVVSYDFTLFNLSLPNNRNDLLKEALTFLADSSGNMAVTPETVNAALQTQDRVASWPMDTQDSWWRYRLKGSTLLGHDPAQDLKQPVDVEQLKAFYEKWYTPDAMTLIVVGNVDSRSVAEQINKTFGTLKGKRQTPAPVPTLSPLKLEPVSLMTNSVREDRLSLMWDNPWQPIRDSAALLRYWRADLAREALFWHVQQNLSKNNPKDLNLSFDCRVLYQRAQCGINIGSPNENLNANLSTVGRELVRVRDKGLSQQEFDALIAQKNDELTKLFATYARTDTDVLINQRLRSLQNQVVDIAPEQYQKLRQDFLSSLTLNMLNQDVRQQLSQEMTLVLLQPKGEPEFNMKELQATWDKVMTPVAVQPLTDNPKQDVSDIPPAQ; encoded by the coding sequence ATGCAGGGCACCAAAATTCGACTCTTAGCTGGCGGATTGCTGTTGGTCGCCGCCGCCGGTAACGTGCAGGCAGAAGCGCTACAGCCCGACCCGGCATGGCAGTCCGGCCAGCTGGCCAATGGTTTTCAGTGGCAGGTGCTCGCCACACCGCAGCGCCCAAGCGATCGTGTAGAAGTCCGACTGCTGGTGAATACCGGCTCCTTAACCGAGAGTACCCAGCAGAGCGGCTACAGCCACTTCATGCCGCGCCTGGCTTTGACCCAGCACGGCAGCCTGCAGCCGCTGCAGGTGCGCTCTTTATGGCAGCAAAGCACCGATCCGGCGCGTCCGCTGCCGCCGGTGGTTGTCTCCTATGACTTCACGCTGTTTAACCTCAGCCTGCCGAATAACCGCAATGATTTACTCAAAGAAGCGTTGACGTTTCTGGCGGACAGCAGCGGCAATATGGCGGTAACGCCTGAGACCGTGAACGCCGCGCTGCAAACCCAGGATAGGGTCGCCAGCTGGCCAATGGACACCCAGGACAGCTGGTGGCGCTACCGCCTGAAAGGCTCCACGCTGCTGGGCCACGACCCGGCGCAGGATTTAAAGCAGCCGGTGGATGTCGAACAGCTCAAGGCCTTTTATGAGAAATGGTACACCCCGGACGCGATGACCCTCATCGTGGTGGGCAACGTCGACAGCCGCAGCGTAGCGGAACAGATTAACAAGACTTTCGGCACGCTCAAGGGCAAGCGCCAAACCCCGGCCCCGGTGCCAACGCTCTCTCCGCTCAAACTTGAGCCGGTCAGCCTGATGACCAACAGCGTGCGCGAAGACCGCCTGTCGCTGATGTGGGACAACCCATGGCAGCCGATTCGTGATTCCGCGGCGCTCCTGCGCTACTGGCGTGCCGATCTTGCCCGCGAGGCGCTGTTCTGGCACGTGCAGCAGAACCTCAGCAAAAATAATCCTAAGGATCTGAATCTCAGCTTCGACTGCCGCGTGCTCTACCAGCGCGCCCAGTGCGGGATTAACATTGGTTCACCGAACGAAAACCTGAATGCTAACCTCTCCACCGTGGGCCGTGAACTGGTGCGCGTGCGCGATAAAGGGCTTTCCCAGCAGGAGTTTGATGCGCTGATAGCCCAGAAAAACGACGAGCTGACCAAGCTGTTTGCCACCTATGCCCGCACCGATACCGACGTGCTGATCAACCAGCGTTTGCGTTCGCTGCAGAATCAGGTGGTGGACATCGCGCCGGAGCAGTACCAGAAGCTGCGCCAGGACTTCCTGAGCAGCCTGACGCTGAATATGCTCAACCAGGACGTGCGCCAGCAGCTGTCCCAGGAGATGACCCTGGTGCTGCTGCAGCCGAAAGGCGAGCCGGAGTTCAACATGAAGGAGCTGCAGGCGACGTGGGATAAGGTGATGACGCCTGTCGCGGTGCAGCCGCTGACGGACAATCCTAAGCAGGACGTGTCGGATATACCTCCGGCCCAGTAG